From Leptotrichia wadei, one genomic window encodes:
- a CDS encoding oligoendopeptidase — translation MRKNILSKFIILTGLLFSFALNAGNKENFNNFEKFSARMSNNPDYISYAIISGNGNKYPVQLNVGNYLAFMPSRYAAINVYEFLSDTLKKDFKIIKINKKGKTTNESKIIKYSPNDFFSNYTENTDSEKSEMKSMGMVFAGVKNVGAGEYKITAYGNKGISGGIDSKGLNWLNLAFIPTNSAFYIKINNDRNLVWSPNRDYNSIQYTFSIENEKIEVADKKGKHYMSIYQKDNSLFVEMAKYNVEFKINQAQNQLEYWINHKLKYVEKYQVI, via the coding sequence ATGAGAAAAAACATATTATCAAAATTTATAATATTAACGGGGCTTTTATTTAGTTTTGCTTTAAATGCTGGAAATAAGGAAAATTTTAATAATTTTGAAAAGTTTTCAGCCAGAATGTCAAATAATCCAGATTATATCAGTTATGCGATAATTTCAGGAAACGGAAATAAATATCCTGTTCAGCTGAATGTTGGAAATTATCTGGCTTTTATGCCTTCAAGATATGCGGCAATCAATGTTTATGAATTTTTATCCGATACTTTGAAAAAAGATTTTAAAATTATAAAAATAAATAAAAAGGGAAAAACAACGAATGAATCAAAAATTATAAAATATTCGCCAAATGATTTTTTTTCTAATTATACAGAAAATACAGATTCTGAAAAATCTGAAATGAAATCAATGGGAATGGTATTTGCAGGCGTAAAAAATGTCGGTGCAGGCGAATATAAAATAACTGCTTACGGAAACAAAGGAATTTCTGGCGGGATTGACAGTAAAGGATTAAATTGGCTGAATTTAGCATTTATTCCGACAAATTCAGCATTTTATATAAAAATAAATAATGATAGAAATCTTGTATGGAGTCCAAATCGTGATTATAACAGTATTCAGTATACTTTTTCAATAGAAAATGAAAAAATTGAAGTTGCAGATAAAAAAGGAAAACATTATATGTCAATTTATCAAAAAGATAATTCCTTGTTTGTTGAAATGGCAAAATATAATGTTGAATTCAAAATAAATCAGGCTCAAAATCAGCTGGAATATTGGATAAATCATAAATTAAAGTATGTAGAAAAGTATCAAGTTATTTAA
- a CDS encoding Na/Pi cotransporter family protein, whose protein sequence is MNAINYQQMIFGFLGGLGMFLFCMKYMGDGLQMAAGDRLRYILDKYTTSPFLGVLVGILVTALIQSSSGTSVITIGLVGAGLLNLRQAIGIIMGANIGTTITTFIIGFNITEYALPILFLGAACLFFVKNNFINNLGRILFGFGGIFFALTLMSKAMEPLKHLPAFTELTVRLSHSPVLGVFIGTMITMLVQASSATISILQNVYQEHLITLKAALPVLYGDNIGTTITAILAAIGANTSAKRLALSHTMFNVMGTIFFMIMLSPFSIFVEKMSQILHLNPKVTIAFAHGSFNIITTILLFPFIGLLEYIVVRLIKEKDEDVVEHQPRFLDAALIHTPAIALGQVKQEMLSMISIAVKNLSRSIDFFHEHNEKVAEKVEKTEEAINNIDQEITKYLTTLSQEHITEKDGEEISMYLDMCRDVERIGDHAIGIVRDVRYEIKKKLVFTETAHKEVQKLFLISKEIIETAEEALKNDDTEKAFAVVDLHNKLYAKEKEVRKAHIKRVSKQECDVKSGLYYIDVVSHFTRIGDHARNLVEKMIENKTVK, encoded by the coding sequence ATGAATGCGATTAATTATCAGCAGATGATATTTGGATTCTTAGGTGGATTAGGAATGTTTCTGTTCTGTATGAAATATATGGGAGATGGGCTGCAAATGGCAGCTGGAGATAGGCTTAGATATATTTTGGACAAATATACAACTTCACCGTTTTTAGGAGTTTTAGTCGGAATACTTGTGACAGCATTAATTCAGTCGAGTTCAGGTACATCAGTTATTACGATTGGACTGGTCGGAGCGGGACTTTTAAATTTACGGCAAGCTATTGGAATTATTATGGGTGCCAATATTGGTACGACAATTACAACGTTTATTATTGGATTCAACATTACCGAATATGCATTGCCAATATTATTTTTAGGAGCGGCATGCCTGTTTTTTGTAAAAAACAATTTTATAAATAATTTAGGAAGAATTTTATTTGGTTTTGGAGGAATATTCTTTGCATTGACTTTGATGTCTAAAGCAATGGAACCGCTTAAACATTTGCCAGCATTTACAGAATTGACAGTAAGGCTTAGTCATAGCCCAGTTTTGGGAGTATTCATCGGAACAATGATTACAATGCTTGTTCAAGCTTCAAGTGCTACAATCAGTATTTTACAAAATGTCTATCAAGAACATCTTATAACATTAAAAGCTGCATTGCCTGTACTTTACGGAGATAATATAGGAACAACAATAACAGCTATACTTGCAGCAATTGGTGCCAATACTTCAGCAAAAAGGCTTGCATTGTCGCACACAATGTTTAATGTCATGGGAACAATATTCTTTATGATTATGTTATCGCCATTTTCAATTTTTGTAGAAAAAATGTCACAAATTCTTCATTTGAATCCAAAAGTTACAATTGCATTCGCACACGGTTCGTTTAATATCATAACAACAATTTTACTATTTCCATTTATTGGTCTTCTAGAATATATTGTCGTAAGATTGATTAAAGAAAAAGATGAAGATGTTGTAGAACATCAGCCACGATTTTTGGATGCAGCGCTAATTCATACACCAGCGATTGCATTGGGACAAGTAAAACAGGAAATGTTATCAATGATTTCAATTGCAGTAAAAAATCTTAGCAGATCAATTGATTTTTTCCATGAACATAATGAAAAAGTTGCTGAAAAGGTGGAAAAAACAGAAGAGGCAATAAATAATATTGATCAGGAAATTACAAAATATTTGACAACATTATCACAGGAACATATAACTGAAAAAGATGGGGAAGAAATCAGCATGTATCTAGATATGTGCCGTGATGTGGAACGTATTGGAGATCATGCGATTGGAATTGTAAGAGATGTCAGATATGAAATTAAGAAAAAATTGGTATTTACTGAAACAGCTCATAAAGAAGTGCAAAAATTATTTTTAATTTCAAAAGAAATAATAGAAACAGCTGAAGAAGCACTTAAAAATGATGACACAGAAAAAGCCTTTGCAGTAGTTGATTTACATAATAAACTTTATGCAAAAGAAAAAGAAGTAAGAAAAGCCCATATAAAACGTGTGAGCAAGCAGGAATGCGATGTAAAATCTGGACTTTACTATATAGATGTTGTGTCACATTTTACGAGAATCGGAGATCATGCTAGAAATTTAGTTGAAAAAATGATTGAAAATAAAACTGTTAAATAA
- a CDS encoding adenylosuccinate synthase gives MENNTFVIVGTQWGDEGKGKIIDVLSPKADYVVRFQGGNNAGHTVVVNDEKFILHLLPSGIINSAGKCIIGAGVVVDIEVLLQEIDELEKRGKKLDNLFIDERAHVIMPYHIEIDKAKEEAMGENKIGTTQRGIGPCYIDKIARNGIRIGDLLEPERFRDKLTWNVNEKNDMLVRYGKGTFNLEELYDKFMKLAEKIKFRIIDAVVEINEGIEEGKVVLFEGAQALMLDIDYGTYPYVTSSSPTSGGVTVGTGVAPTKISRVLGVMKAYTTRVGEGPFPTELENEDGETLRKVGHEFGATTGRPRRCGWLDLVIGKYAVLIDGLTDIVLTKLDVLTGFEKIKVAVGYEIDGKVCYSYPGNLRKSKDLKVIYEELDGWKEDITQIKNYEDLPENCKKYIEYIENKLKCRVSMISVGPERTQNIYRYDLGEFVK, from the coding sequence ATGGAAAACAATACTTTTGTAATTGTGGGTACACAATGGGGAGATGAAGGAAAAGGAAAGATAATTGATGTCTTATCTCCAAAAGCAGACTATGTGGTTAGATTCCAAGGAGGAAATAATGCAGGACATACAGTTGTTGTAAATGATGAAAAATTTATTTTACATTTATTGCCATCTGGGATTATTAATTCAGCTGGAAAATGTATAATTGGTGCTGGAGTTGTAGTTGATATTGAAGTTTTGCTGCAAGAAATAGATGAATTAGAAAAAAGAGGGAAAAAATTGGATAATTTATTTATTGATGAAAGAGCTCATGTGATTATGCCTTATCATATTGAGATTGACAAGGCGAAGGAAGAAGCGATGGGTGAAAATAAGATTGGTACTACTCAAAGAGGGATTGGACCTTGCTACATTGATAAAATTGCTAGAAATGGAATTAGAATTGGAGATTTATTGGAGCCAGAAAGATTTAGAGATAAACTTACTTGGAATGTAAATGAAAAAAATGATATGTTAGTTAGATACGGTAAAGGAACTTTCAATTTGGAAGAACTTTATGATAAATTTATGAAACTTGCTGAAAAGATTAAATTTAGAATTATTGATGCAGTTGTGGAAATTAATGAAGGGATTGAAGAAGGAAAAGTTGTACTTTTTGAAGGGGCACAAGCGTTAATGCTTGATATTGATTATGGAACTTATCCTTATGTAACTTCATCATCGCCAACATCTGGTGGAGTAACAGTAGGAACTGGGGTTGCACCGACAAAAATTTCAAGAGTGCTTGGAGTTATGAAAGCCTACACAACAAGAGTCGGAGAAGGACCTTTCCCTACAGAATTGGAAAATGAAGATGGAGAAACTTTGAGAAAAGTTGGACATGAATTTGGTGCGACAACTGGGCGTCCTAGAAGATGTGGATGGCTTGATTTAGTAATCGGAAAATATGCGGTTCTAATTGATGGATTGACAGATATTGTATTGACAAAATTAGATGTATTGACTGGATTTGAAAAAATAAAAGTTGCAGTTGGTTATGAAATTGATGGAAAAGTTTGTTATTCATATCCTGGAAACTTGAGAAAATCTAAAGACTTGAAAGTAATTTACGAAGAATTGGACGGATGGAAAGAAGATATTACTCAAATAAAAAATTACGAAGATTTGCCTGAAAATTGTAAAAAATATATTGAATATATTGAAAATAAATTGAAATGCCGTGTTTCAATGATTTCAGTTGGACCTGAAAGAACTCAGAATATTTATAGATATGATTTGGGAGAGTTTGTGAAGTAA
- a CDS encoding rhodanese-like domain-containing protein has translation MKIRKIMLLTMIGLFSVFGFSCSKTGNEKQSLTMSKEVKNGKKAEYKKITSDEAKKMIETQKVIVVDVRTLEEYTEGHIPNAISVPLETIENKAEAKLKNKDDLILVYCRSGRRSREAALKLIEKGYTNVIDFGGIKDWNGEVVK, from the coding sequence ATGAAAATAAGAAAAATAATGTTGCTGACAATGATTGGATTATTTTCTGTATTTGGATTTTCTTGTAGTAAAACAGGAAATGAAAAACAAAGTTTAACAATGTCAAAAGAAGTAAAAAATGGAAAAAAAGCAGAATATAAAAAGATAACTTCAGATGAAGCAAAAAAGATGATAGAAACTCAAAAAGTTATAGTTGTAGATGTTAGAACTTTGGAAGAATATACAGAAGGGCATATTCCAAATGCAATTTCTGTTCCGCTGGAAACTATTGAAAATAAAGCAGAAGCAAAATTAAAAAATAAAGACGATTTAATTTTAGTTTATTGCAGAAGCGGAAGACGAAGCAGGGAAGCAGCATTAAAATTGATTGAAAAAGGTTATACAAACGTGATTGATTTTGGTGGAATAAAAGATTGGAATGGGGAAGTTGTGAAATAA
- the purB gene encoding adenylosuccinate lyase, with amino-acid sequence MADMSIYSNPLAERYSSKEMLHIFSPEFKFRTWRKLWINLAEAEKELGLDFITDEQIEELKKYKDDVDFEVAAEFEKKLRHDVMAHVHTYGEQAKNARKIIHLGATSAYVGDNTDLIQIKEGLLVIRKRLLVLIEKMRDFALQYKDLPTLGFTHFQAAQLTTVGKRATLWLHSLLLDFEELEFRLENLRFRGVKGTTGTQASFKELFEGDFEKVKQLDELVTEKAGFGKKQGVSGQTYDRKVDAQILNLLSNIAQSSHKFTNDFRLLQHLKELEEPFEKNQIGSSAMAYKRNPMRSERISSLAKYVISSSQTGALVFATQWFERTLDDSASKRLSIPQAFLAVDAILIIWLNIMDGVVVYPKVIEANIQKELPFMATENIIMESVKKGMDRQEVHEIIRELSMEETKEIKLNGNPNRLIDRIIKDGRLGLKAEDMEGILVSANYTGFAGQQTEDFVKNEIDPILDKYKDEIVEDREELRV; translated from the coding sequence ATGGCAGATATGAGCATATATTCAAATCCGTTGGCGGAGAGATATTCGAGTAAGGAAATGTTGCATATTTTTTCACCAGAGTTTAAATTTAGAACTTGGAGAAAATTGTGGATAAATTTGGCAGAGGCTGAAAAAGAGCTTGGGCTTGATTTTATTACTGATGAGCAAATTGAGGAACTAAAAAAATATAAAGATGATGTGGATTTTGAAGTTGCGGCTGAATTCGAGAAAAAATTGAGACATGATGTTATGGCTCATGTGCATACTTATGGGGAACAAGCTAAAAATGCAAGAAAAATTATTCATTTAGGAGCGACAAGTGCGTATGTTGGAGATAATACTGATTTGATTCAAATTAAGGAAGGGCTTTTAGTTATTAGAAAAAGACTGCTTGTCTTAATTGAAAAAATGAGAGATTTTGCGTTGCAATACAAAGATTTGCCAACTTTAGGATTTACTCATTTCCAAGCGGCACAACTTACTACTGTTGGAAAAAGAGCGACTTTATGGCTTCATTCGTTGCTTCTTGATTTTGAAGAATTGGAATTTAGATTAGAAAACTTGAGATTTAGAGGAGTTAAAGGGACTACTGGGACTCAGGCTAGTTTTAAAGAATTGTTTGAAGGAGATTTTGAAAAAGTAAAACAGTTGGATGAATTGGTTACTGAAAAAGCTGGATTTGGTAAAAAACAAGGTGTTTCAGGGCAAACTTACGATAGAAAAGTGGACGCACAAATCTTGAATTTATTGTCAAATATTGCTCAATCTTCTCACAAATTTACAAACGATTTTAGATTGCTGCAACATTTGAAAGAATTGGAAGAACCATTTGAAAAAAATCAAATTGGGTCAAGTGCGATGGCATACAAGAGAAATCCAATGAGAAGTGAAAGAATTTCATCACTTGCAAAATATGTAATTTCAAGCTCACAAACAGGTGCATTAGTTTTTGCAACACAATGGTTTGAAAGAACATTGGACGATTCTGCAAGCAAGAGATTGTCTATTCCACAAGCATTCTTGGCAGTTGATGCAATCTTAATTATTTGGCTTAACATTATGGATGGAGTTGTTGTTTATCCAAAAGTAATTGAAGCTAATATTCAAAAGGAATTACCATTTATGGCGACTGAAAATATCATTATGGAATCAGTTAAAAAAGGAATGGACAGACAAGAAGTTCACGAAATTATTAGAGAACTTTCGATGGAAGAAACAAAGGAAATTAAATTGAATGGAAATCCTAACAGATTAATTGATAGAATTATAAAAGACGGTAGATTGGGACTTAAAGCAGAAGATATGGAAGGAATCTTGGTTTCTGCTAATTATACTGGATTTGCTGGACAACAAACTGAAGATTTCGTTAAGAATGAGATTGATCCGATTTTGGATAAGTATAAGGATGAGATTGTTGAGGATAGGGAAGAATTGAGAGTTTAA
- a CDS encoding very short patch repair endonuclease, protein MKKAKKISLTRSQNMARIKSKNTKPEIYIRKLLYKMGYRYRVNYSQLPGTPDIFILKYNTAIFVNGCFWHRHKNCKIATFPKTNTEYWEKKFKRNVERDIEVYEKLFEMDISVITIWECEINKMQRNEEYKEKYLKILKDRIERVFNYEEKDISVQMEVAEKNKKYPKI, encoded by the coding sequence ATGAAAAAAGCAAAAAAAATTTCCCTCACAAGAAGCCAGAACATGGCAAGAATAAAATCCAAAAATACAAAACCTGAAATCTATATCCGTAAATTACTTTATAAAATGGGATATAGGTACAGAGTGAACTATTCACAGCTTCCAGGAACACCTGATATTTTTATTCTGAAATATAATACAGCAATATTTGTAAATGGGTGTTTCTGGCATAGGCATAAAAATTGTAAAATTGCAACTTTTCCTAAGACAAACACGGAGTATTGGGAAAAGAAGTTCAAAAGAAATGTGGAGAGGGATATTGAGGTTTATGAGAAACTTTTTGAGATGGATATTAGTGTGATTACGATTTGGGAATGTGAAATTAATAAAATGCAACGAAATGAAGAATATAAGGAAAAATATTTGAAAATTTTGAAGGATAGAATCGAAAGAGTCTTTAATTATGAAGAAAAAGACATTTCAGTTCAGATGGAAGTTGCAGAGAAAAATAAGAAATATCCAAAAATTTAA
- a CDS encoding tetratricopeptide repeat protein — translation MKSKILLIFSIFILSFNVFSNSNPNSNEKFKLAKSYLEQKEYVKAEKIYLELAKKKDVHAIYNLGYLYMEQGKIIEGEKYYKIAADMGYDDAMFNLAMFYDRQKNYDKEKFYLEKLAAKNQNDAIFQLAIIYRQEGNYQKADELYNRLLKEKYQESEVFYNLGISCYYQKKYDEAEKYFLKAIELGNNDDPEYNLGILYKVQEKFAQAKKYLIPLAQKGKVDAMINVGAIYRDEKDYSNAKKYYKMAMDRGSREAEVEYNTILILEEHGL, via the coding sequence ATGAAAAGTAAAATATTATTAATTTTTTCAATTTTTATACTTTCTTTTAATGTTTTTTCAAATTCAAATCCAAATTCTAATGAGAAATTTAAATTGGCAAAATCATATTTGGAACAGAAAGAATATGTCAAAGCTGAAAAGATATATTTGGAATTGGCTAAAAAGAAAGATGTTCATGCGATATATAATTTAGGTTATCTTTATATGGAGCAAGGAAAAATAATAGAAGGCGAAAAGTATTATAAAATAGCTGCTGATATGGGATATGATGATGCGATGTTTAATTTGGCAATGTTTTATGATAGACAAAAGAATTATGATAAAGAAAAATTTTATTTAGAAAAATTGGCTGCAAAAAATCAAAATGATGCAATATTTCAATTGGCAATTATTTACAGGCAAGAAGGAAATTATCAGAAGGCTGATGAACTTTATAATCGATTATTGAAAGAAAAATATCAAGAAAGCGAAGTTTTCTATAATTTAGGAATTTCTTGCTACTATCAAAAAAAATACGATGAAGCAGAAAAGTATTTTTTGAAGGCAATAGAACTTGGAAATAACGATGATCCTGAATATAATTTAGGAATTTTATATAAAGTTCAAGAGAAATTTGCACAAGCTAAAAAATATTTGATACCGCTTGCTCAAAAAGGTAAAGTAGATGCGATGATAAATGTAGGAGCAATTTATCGAGATGAAAAAGATTATAGCAATGCTAAAAAGTATTATAAAATGGCAATGGATAGAGGTTCACGAGAAGCGGAAGTAGAATATAATACTATATTGATATTAGAAGAACATGGTCTATAA
- a CDS encoding DUF4125 family protein, whose translation MKIEVSKKESFIRQILKREWEFFQNVHHTEGRAECQDNPQEFEIMRRSQWETLPDEILESYLEDLILAKHRGENIVQDKYARMMKYSAPKEYEVIKNYLPEIPQEKKELIKKIVKIYLHWEEEIIEKYPKLTSKGRPLNSKYDTPNYTSIETYLKGELSSYSIKTLKLYYEYIQNCVSNNINLAENNLENIVLEKGYKTIEEAEESL comes from the coding sequence ATGAAAATAGAAGTTAGTAAAAAAGAAAGTTTTATTAGACAAATTTTAAAAAGAGAATGGGAATTTTTTCAAAATGTGCATCATACGGAAGGAAGGGCAGAATGTCAAGATAACCCGCAGGAATTTGAAATTATGAGAAGAAGCCAATGGGAAACATTGCCTGATGAAATCTTGGAAAGTTATCTGGAAGACTTGATTTTAGCAAAACACCGTGGCGAAAACATCGTTCAGGATAAATATGCCAGAATGATGAAATATAGTGCACCAAAAGAATATGAAGTAATCAAAAACTATTTACCTGAAATTCCCCAAGAAAAAAAAGAATTAATCAAAAAAATAGTAAAAATTTATTTACATTGGGAAGAGGAAATAATAGAAAAATATCCAAAACTTACTTCAAAAGGTCGTCCTTTAAACTCAAAATACGATACTCCAAACTACACTTCAATTGAAACTTATTTAAAGGGAGAATTGTCTTCATATTCAATAAAAACTTTAAAATTATATTACGAATATATCCAAAACTGCGTTTCAAATAATATAAATTTAGCAGAAAATAATTTGGAAAATATTGTGTTAGAGAAAGGATATAAAACAATTGAAGAAGCGGAAGAAAGTTTGTAA
- a CDS encoding DUF4037 domain-containing protein gives MDSNKIKGLELSRKYFEEIYLPVIKSEFPEVFEKMAAGLAGEGSECFGFDDEISQDHDFGPSCCIWLTSEDYGKYGLNLQKRLNELPKEFLGFRALNVSEFGDGRRGVLNMDDWFFKFLGDVKVPENLYDWRLIPEELLATAVNGEIFMDNLGKFTKIRSDLEKYFPEDIRLNKIATRCMKMAQSGQYNYLRCMRRNEIVAARLAETEFINEAIHIIFLLNKKYKLFYKWMPKALKNLKILGEKTYFLIEELVKLPVGAVNRKFQIIEEISANVILELKYQNIVPRQLTSDFLQDYGPFVQNKIEDEKLRNWNPAMD, from the coding sequence ATGGATTCAAATAAAATAAAAGGACTGGAACTTTCAAGGAAATATTTTGAAGAAATTTATCTTCCAGTTATAAAAAGTGAGTTTCCAGAAGTTTTTGAAAAAATGGCGGCTGGACTTGCGGGAGAAGGGTCAGAATGTTTTGGATTTGATGATGAGATTTCGCAGGATCATGATTTTGGACCGTCTTGCTGTATTTGGCTAACTTCGGAGGATTATGGGAAATATGGGCTGAATTTGCAAAAAAGACTTAATGAATTGCCAAAGGAATTTTTAGGATTTAGAGCATTAAATGTTAGTGAATTTGGAGATGGACGACGTGGAGTCCTGAATATGGATGACTGGTTTTTTAAGTTTTTGGGGGATGTGAAGGTACCCGAAAATTTGTATGATTGGAGATTAATTCCAGAAGAATTGCTTGCAACGGCAGTTAATGGAGAAATTTTTATGGATAATTTGGGGAAATTTACAAAAATTAGAAGTGATTTGGAAAAATATTTTCCAGAAGATATACGGCTTAATAAAATAGCCACAAGATGTATGAAAATGGCACAATCTGGGCAGTATAACTATTTGCGGTGTATGAGAAGAAATGAGATTGTGGCGGCAAGACTAGCAGAAACTGAGTTTATAAACGAGGCAATTCATATAATTTTTTTATTAAATAAAAAGTATAAGCTGTTCTATAAATGGATGCCAAAAGCATTGAAAAATTTGAAAATTTTAGGAGAAAAAACGTATTTTCTAATTGAGGAATTGGTAAAATTGCCAGTTGGCGCAGTAAATCGGAAATTTCAAATTATTGAAGAAATAAGTGCTAATGTAATTTTAGAATTGAAATATCAAAATATTGTTCCACGACAATTAACAAGTGATTTTTTACAAGATTACGGGCCTTTTGTGCAAAATAAAATAGAAGATGAAAAGTTAAGAAACTGGAATCCTGCAATGGATTAA
- a CDS encoding tetratricopeptide repeat protein — MLNEFEKKIRINELTNLRKELMQQGNVVEEVKVLKELAELTEDVFGEESDDNIKILNEVGGTLKYVGEFDTAKDALLKARGFIEKKYGKDSIPYATCSLNLAEVYRFMKKYDKTEDIYLNTMKIYEANNLQNDYVYASVCNNLALFYQELGRFEEAIELQEKSLKVLEKVGENPIQYAITLSNLVQPYLKVKNIEKAEEYLQKSLKLIEKEVGKSHNLYAAVLNNMATFYFEENEYEKALKLFEESAEICEKTFGKESNNYKNILENIQIVKEKMV; from the coding sequence ATGTTAAACGAATTTGAAAAGAAAATTAGAATAAATGAATTGACAAATTTGAGAAAAGAACTTATGCAGCAGGGAAATGTTGTGGAGGAAGTTAAAGTTTTAAAGGAATTAGCAGAACTTACGGAAGATGTTTTTGGGGAAGAAAGTGACGATAATATTAAAATTTTGAATGAAGTTGGGGGAACACTTAAGTATGTCGGGGAGTTTGACACAGCGAAAGATGCTTTGCTGAAAGCACGAGGATTTATTGAGAAAAAGTATGGGAAAGACAGTATTCCATATGCGACTTGCAGCCTAAACTTGGCGGAAGTTTACAGATTTATGAAAAAATATGATAAAACAGAAGATATTTATCTTAATACGATGAAAATTTATGAAGCTAATAATCTTCAAAATGATTATGTTTATGCAAGTGTATGTAACAATTTGGCTTTATTTTATCAAGAACTTGGGCGATTTGAAGAAGCGATTGAGCTGCAGGAAAAAAGTCTGAAAGTACTGGAAAAAGTTGGAGAAAATCCCATTCAGTATGCAATTACGCTAAGTAATCTAGTACAGCCTTATTTAAAAGTAAAAAATATCGAAAAAGCTGAAGAATATTTACAAAAATCATTAAAATTAATTGAAAAGGAAGTTGGGAAATCTCACAATTTATATGCGGCAGTTTTGAATAATATGGCAACTTTTTATTTTGAAGAGAATGAATACGAAAAGGCATTGAAATTATTCGAGGAAAGTGCAGAAATCTGTGAAAAAACATTTGGAAAGGAAAGTAATAATTATAAAAATATTTTGGAAAATATTCAAATTGTAAAAGAAAAAATGGTTTAG
- the thiD gene encoding bifunctional hydroxymethylpyrimidine kinase/phosphomethylpyrimidine kinase — protein MKNVLSIAGSDCSAGAGIQADLKTFAANEVYGMTVITSLTAQNPQKVKMIENVSIEMLKNQIEAILDTIKVSAIKIGMINTKENGEIIYESLLKYKAENIVLDPVMIATSGNSLIKDETKDFLVNKLFKLADIITPNLDETKEIVKIILKNENIEDINSIEKMKTYGKIIADFTKKWILVKGGHLSNSAVDILINKEKVYVLKGEKISSNNTHGTGCSLSSAIASNLAKGYSMLDSVKKAKNFVLCSIRNSVDFGEIGGTVNQMGEIYKNIDIEKLY, from the coding sequence ATGAAAAATGTATTGTCAATAGCAGGTTCAGATTGCAGTGCAGGTGCAGGAATACAAGCTGACTTGAAAACTTTTGCCGCAAATGAAGTTTATGGAATGACGGTTATTACAAGTTTAACTGCACAGAACCCGCAGAAAGTAAAGATGATAGAAAATGTCTCAATAGAGATGTTAAAAAATCAGATAGAAGCAATATTAGATACTATAAAAGTTTCTGCCATAAAAATTGGAATGATAAATACTAAAGAAAACGGGGAAATAATATATGAATCTTTATTGAAATATAAAGCAGAAAATATAGTTCTTGATCCTGTGATGATTGCGACAAGCGGAAATTCTTTAATAAAAGATGAAACAAAAGACTTTTTAGTAAATAAATTATTTAAACTGGCGGATATAATTACACCTAATTTAGATGAAACAAAAGAAATAGTAAAAATAATTTTAAAAAATGAAAATATTGAGGACATAAATAGCATAGAAAAAATGAAAACTTATGGAAAGATAATTGCAGATTTTACTAAAAAATGGATTCTTGTTAAAGGGGGACATCTTTCAAATAGTGCAGTGGATATTCTTATAAATAAAGAAAAAGTATATGTTTTAAAAGGAGAAAAAATTTCTAGCAACAATACTCATGGGACTGGTTGCAGTTTATCTTCAGCTATTGCTTCTAATTTAGCCAAGGGCTATTCTATGCTGGACTCAGTTAAGAAAGCTAAGAATTTTGTCTTATGTTCAATAAGAAATTCAGTAGATTTTGGAGAAATAGGTGGGACGGTAAATCAAATGGGAGAAATATACAAAAATATTGATATAGAAAAACTTTATTAA